The Chloroflexota bacterium DNA window ATCCCGGTCGAACACGACAACCCGATGCCCGTTGCGCAGCAAGCGCAAGGTCATATTGCCGCCCATTCGCCCAAGCCCAATCATTCCAAGTTCCAAGATGCTATCCTCCGGAATGCGAAATTCATGCGCGTCAGTCAAGGCAGTTCGCCAAGTCGAATATAGTCTGCGCCGCATCGCGTGGCAGATTGATACGTGCGACCGGACGACCCAGCGCGGCAAGCGCATTAAGGTCGCCCTGTGCCTGCGCCGCGGCGAGCGTGCGGAATGTGAACGCCGCGTCAGGTATTGTAACATCGGCGCCGTCAAGCTGCGTCAATTGCAGAAACAACCCGTTCCCCGCGCCGCCCTTGTGCAACTGCCCAGTGGAATGCAGGTAGCGCGGTCCGTAGGCGAACGTAGTAGCAATACCACATGCCGCGCTAATCTTGCCGCGCAGGCGATCAATCGCAGATTCCAATTCAACAGTCGGTTTAGCGAATGCGGTAATGGCGAGATAGTCCCCGTCGCACACTTCGTTTATCAGTGCAACCAGCGAGCCAACGGTATCTATCGATGGCGCTATTCCCGTAGTGTGGTAGTCGGCGAGCAGGCGCTCGGTGTTGTCCTTTGCGCTCTGCACATCCGGCTGATCGAATGGGTGAATGCCGATCAGACTGCCAGCGACCGCGGTGGCAAACTGCCAGCGAAAGAACTCGCCGCCGATGTCGTGCCTGTCTTCCAGCGTCAACCTGACAGCAGGAATACCGGCAGACTCAACACGGTCGATGTACGAGTCAGTGTCCGCCGTATCATCGCCATTCAGCCGCGCATAGACGAACAACCTGTCATCACCGATGGCATCGACATCGAGGGACGGCTCGCCCGCAATCGGCACGATTCCGCTGCCATCTTTGCCCGTGCTTTCCGCCAAGAGCTGCTCTACCCACAATCCAAAGCCGTCAAGCGAAGGCGTCGAGACGACGGTCAGCTTGTCGCGACCGGCTACGGCATTCGTGCCGATGAAAGCGCCAAGCCACGCGCCCGGGTTATCCCGCGCAGGTATGCCCGGAGCGCACGCAGCGCCCATCGCAACTACGCGATCCAGCAGCGCGGCGATGTCAATGCCTATCAGAGCCGCAGGCACAAGGCCAAACAGCGATTGCGCCGAGTATCGCCCGCCAATGTCTGCCGGGTTCGTGAAAACGTGCCGGAATCCTTGCTCTTCCGCCAAGCGCTCTAGCGCCGTGCCGGAATCGCATATCGCTGCGAAATGCTGTCCGGCGTCGGCAGCGCCAAGTTCGCGTTCGACTTCGGCGCGGAAGTAGCGATAGAGCATATTCGGCTCAATGGTCGTGCCGGACTTGGACGCGACGATGAACAAAGTCTTGGTGCAATCAATAGCCTGCGATGCCTCCGCGATGGTATCCGGAATCGTGGTGTCCAGCACCAGCAGTTCCGGGTATCCGTCCGCGCTGCCGAACAGGCGCTGCAGTGCCAACGCGCCAAGGCTGCTGCCACCCATTCCCAGCAGAACGACAAGTCTATAGCCGTCGCCCTTCACTTCATCCGTGAAGGCTTGCAATTCAGCGACACGCCCGCGCATTTCGCCCGCAACGGTGAGCCAGCCGAGCCTATCAACAATCTCCGACGGATCGGACTTCCAGACGGTATGGTCGCGCTGCCAAATACGCTGCGGCACTTGCCGACTGTCCAAGTCGGCTATCGCGCTGGCTACAGAGTCTATGAGGCTGCTCATGGTTGATACCCGCTTGTCGTATCTGACTGCTTCGATATTGCCATTGTAGGCATTGGAGGGTAGAGATTCAATCCAGTTGAGAAATCGCTTGGCATGTACAAGTAATTCTTTGCGCCAGTGTTCGGTGCGCGAGTATAATTCCTCGCAATGAATTGTCAGATTACCAATCTACGTCTTCGAGCGACCGTTGCGATTCGTTAGAAGGCGTGGGCTAGGGCGTACAAGCACAGGCAGCCCGCCTCCTCCGTCACGAGGGCGATGGCTGATGCCGTGGTCTGCGCTCGCGTACGGCGACTACCGCATGCTGTGGCTGTCCGGCGTGGCGCAGATGCTCACGATGCAGATGCGAACGCTGGTCAGCGCCGTGTGGCTGTATGAAGCCACCGGATCGGGCCTGCAATTGGGGTTGCTTGGAGGCGTGCAACTGCTGGTGCAACTTCCGGCAATCCTGTACGGTGGCGCGCTTGCCGATCAAATCGACCGCAAGAAGCTGATGGCATACACGCAGCTCGTCAGCGTTGTGCTCATCGGCGTGATGACAGTGCTCGCGGCAACCGACAGCCTGCGCCCTTGGCACATCTACGCTGTGACCGCCATCCTGAGTGTGTCCAGCACACTGGGCAATCCGTCGCGTTCAGCGTTGACCGCGAATGTCGTGCCGCGCTCGCACCTGATGCACGCCGTAGCGCTGAACACCGCGACTTTCCAGATTGGCGCAGTCGCGGCACCGCTGGCGTTCTCCGCAGCCGTGTATCTGCTCAACAACAACTACGCCTACATATTTGGCATTACGACGCTCATAGCGCTGCCGAGCGTTGTAATGCCGCTGCTGATTCGCACTTCGGGCATTCCGCAGAACAGGCAGCAGGAAGGCTCGGTCATCAAGCGCATCATCGACGGCTTCCGATACGTCAAAGGGCATCCCATATTGCCCGGCTTGTATGCGATGGACATCGGCGTAACCATCGTTAGCCATTACCGGCAGATATTGCCGCTATTCGCGGACAGGCTGTTCAAGGGCGGCGCGGTTACCGTAGGCTACATGAACGCTGCGAACTCGGCAGGTGGCATACTCGGCACATTCTCGGTGCTGTTCCTGACGAACTTTCGGCGCAAGGGCATGATGGTCGTCATAGCCACGCTGATATACGCGTCACTGCTCATCGCGCTCGGCTTCACCACAGCGCTGTGGCTTGGGCTGATAATTCTTGCCGGGCTTGGCGCATCGGACGCCGTAGGAATGGCTACGCGCCAGACGACAGTGCAGCTCACCACATCGGACAACATGCGAGGACGCGCCGTCAGCTTCTCGTCCGTGTCTGCCATGACCGCGAACAACCTTGGCACACTCGAAGTCGGGGTGATGTCCGACCTAATCGGCGCGGACAACACGCTGATACTCGGCGGCGGCATCGGCATCGCCGTCGTGCTGATAGTGTGGTTGACAGTGCGCGGCATAAGAGAGTATCGCTATCCGGACGACTAATTGATTCCTTGACTAATTCGCCAACATCGCGAATTCTGCTATAGTATAGAATACAAGGTTCGGTACGATTCACTCACGCTAGAGGCAACGATATGACGACTCAGGGATACGCGAACCCAGACATTTTGGTTGACGGCGACTGGCTCGAAGCCCGATTGGACAACTCCGACATTCGCATCGTCGATTGCGATCCGTATGACGCTTACGGCAGGGCGCACATAAAGGGCGCGGTGGGCATTCCGGTACACCATTACATCAAGGAGCCGGGCTACGATGGCGACCCACGCGGAAATCCGCTAGTCGCGCCGCCGGACACGATGAAAGAATTGATGGAGCGCATGGGCATCGGCGACGATACTCTCGTCGTCTCATACGACAGCAACGGCGGATTGTGGTCAACCCGTTTCTGGTGGGTGCTCAACTACTACGGGCACACGAATGTAAAGGTGCTCAACGGCGGCTGGAAGAAGTGGTACGACGAAGGCCGCCCCACATCCATCAGCGCGGCGGCGGACGCGGGTGTTACATTCACGCCGCGCGCCAACGACAGCCTCGTCTGCACGCTGGACTACGGCGTCGCCAATGTGGGCAACGACGATGTAGTGTTCCTTGATGTGCGCTCGGACGGCGAGTGGGACGGCAGCAATTCGCGCGGCAACGCCCGCGCGGGCAGAATCCCCGGCGCCGTTCACCTTGAATGGCTGAACTTCATCACTGACGACAGTCATCAGACTATCAAGCCTGCGGACGAACTACGGGCGATGCTCGCCGAGGTGGGCGCGACGCCGGAAAAAGAAATCATCACCTATTGACAGGGCGGCATCCGTGCGGCGCACGGCGTGTTCATCCTGAAGCTGCTCGGATACGACCGGGCGCGAAATTACGACGGCTCTATGGGCGAGTGGGCAAACCGTGAAGGCACGCCGCTCGTCGTCTAGGCGCAGTTCATCAGACATATTTCAGATGCAAGTGAAGGTGCAGCGTTTCCTCTTACCTGAAAAGGAAACGCTGTATTTTCGCAGTGCAGTATCGCTAACAGGGCACAGTCAATGCGATGTTGGCGCTTTTCACTCATCCTTCGTAGCCTTCTCAAGTCTCCCTCCCGTCAAGAAGTAAGGGATTCTTCCCTATGCTAACGCGACTACTGCAGATACGGACTACTCAATGACAGATACGACAAACACGGCGTTGGACACGCAGCAGGCAGATACGCCTGCCATCCACGATTGCACCGATGAACTTGAGCGCATTCTGCAAGAGCGCATCATGGTTATGGACGGCTCGTGGGGCGTGATGCTGCAAGATTTGGGGCTTACGGAGGCGGAATATCGCGGCGAACGATTTGCTGACCATACCCACGAATTACGCGGCTGCATCGATGTGCTGTGCCTGACGCAGCCCGAAATCATTCGAGACGCCCAGCGGCAATACCTCGAGGCCGGAGCGGACATCCTGACCACGAATTCCTTCACCGCAACAACCTACGGCTTGGTAGAATTCGGTATAGAAGACTATGCATACGAGATAAACCGGACCGCGGCGCAGATTTCGCGCGAGACCGCGGATGAATTCACACAGCGCAATCCGGACAAGCCCCGATTCGTAGTGGGCAGCATCGGGCCTACGAATAAGACTCTGTCCATATCGCCCGATGTGAACGATCCGGCATACCGGGATGTTACTTTCAACGAGATGGTCGCTGCGTATTCCGAAGCGGTTCGAGGGCTACTGGACGGCGGCGCGCACATCCTGATGGTCGAGACGGTTTTTGACTCGCTTAACTCCAAAGCCGCGCTGTGCGCCATCGAATCAGTATGCGATGAGATTGGCACGCGCGTGCCGATAATGGTCTCTTTTACCGCCGTTGATCTTAGCGGGCGCAATCTTTCCGGGCAGACAGCCGAGGCGTTCTGCGCGTCCGTGTCACACATGCCCCTGCTCAGCCTGGGAATCAACTGCTCGCTCGGCAGCGACCAGATACGGCCGTTCCTGAGCGCGGTGTCCGCCGTATCGCCGAACTTCGTATCGTGCCACCCGAATGCCGGTCTGCCCAACGAATTCGGCGAATACGACGAATCCGCGTCGCACTTCGCCGCCAACATGGCCGATTTCACCGCAAGCGGACTGACAAATATCGTAGGCAGTTGCTGCGGTTCGACACCGGAGCACACGCGCGCAATCGCAAACGCCGTTGACGGCGCCGCGCCGCGCCGCCGTCCAGATGCTACCGGGAACACAATCCTGAGCGGTCTCGAAGCGCTTGAAGTTCGACCGGATTCCAACTTCGTAAACATCGGAGAACGGGCGAATGTTACCGGGTCAGCGCGGTTCAGGCGTCTCATCCGCAACGGCAAGTACGAAGAAGCCATCGCCATCGCGCGGCAGCAGGTCGAAGACGGCGCGCAGATTTTGGACATCAACATGGATGAGGGCATGCTGGACTCTGAGGCCGCGATGGAGCGCTACCTGAAGTTGCTCGCCGCCGAACCAGACATCTCGCGCGTGCCGGTAATGATTGACAGCAGCCGATTCAGCGTCATCGAGGCGGGTCTGAAGTGCATTCAGGGCAAGGGTGTGGTCAATTCCATCTCGCTGAAGGAAGGCGAAAGCGAGTTCCTGCGGCAGGCGCGGACGATACGGCGGTACGGCGCGGCAGTCGTGGTGATGGCATTCGACGAAGACGGGCAGGCAGATACAGTCGAGCGCAAGGTCGCCATCTGCGCACGTTCATTCGACATTCTCACCACACAAGCGGGCTTCGCGCCGCAGGACATCATCTTCGACCCGAACATCTTCGCCGTTGGCACCGGAATCGAAGAGCATAACGACTACGCTGTCGCGTTCATTGAAGCCATACGCGAGTTGAAACGCCGCTATCCGCACTCGCATGTGAGCGGCGGTGTCAGCAATGTGTCGTTTGCGTTCAGAGGCAACGACCCGGTCCGGGAGGCGCTTCACACAGTCTTCCTGTACCACGCCATCAAGGCAGGAATGGACTTCGGCATCGTCAACGCCGGTCAGCTACAAGTCTATGAGGCGATAGACCCGGCATTACGCGATGCGGCGGAAGACTTGATTCTCAATAGGCGTGACGACGCCACCGAACGGCTGCTGGCAATCGCGGAAAGTGGCACGCTGCAACAGCGTGACGACGGCGAATCAGGCAAGCAATCAACTGATTCTTGGCGCGAATTGCCCGTTGAAGAGCGCATACAACACGCGCTAGTCAACGGAATCGACGCATACATCGAAGGCGATGTCGAAGAGGCAAGGCTCGCGTCTGAGCGCGCTCTGCATGTGATCGAAGGTCCCTTAATGGCGGGCATGGATGTCGTCGGCGACCTGTTCGGCTCGGGGCGAATGTTTTTGCCGCAGGTGGTCAAGAGCGCGCGCGTGATGAAGAAGGCGGTCGCCGTGCTGGTGCCGCACATCGACGCCGAGAACGACGGCGAGGACGCTCTGCGTTCCAACGGCAAGATTGTCATTGCCACCGTCAAGGGCGATGTGCACGACATCGGCAAGAACATCGTGGGCGTGGTGCTGGGCTGCAACAACTACGAGGTCATCGACCTGGGAGTGATGGCACCGTTCCAGCACATTCTCGACGCCGCGCGCGAATTTGACGCCGATGTGGTCGGATTGAGCGGGCTGATAACGCCGTCGCTGGACGAAATGATGACGGTGGCGAGCGAGATGAACCGACAGGGATTCGACATTCCGCTGCTCATCGGCGGCGCGGCGACATCGCCCGCGCACACGGCGGTGCGAATCGCGCCGGAATACCCAAACGGCGTCATCCACGTACGGGACGCGTCGAGGTCAGTCACCACAATGAACGCACTGGTTAGCGACGACACGCGGCAGCGCACACTGGAAGAGACGGCAGAGCGCTATGCCGCAATCCGTGCCGACCGCGAGTCACGCAGGGCGCAGTCGCAGCTGCTCTCGCTGGAAGAGGCGCGGTCGCGGCGCTGGCAAATTGACGCATCCATAGTTGCACCACGACCGAAATTAAAGGGCACCAAGGTATTCGACAACTACCCGCTCGACGAGTTGGTGGACTACATCAGCTGGACGCCGTTCTTCGGCGCGTGGGAGCTGCGCGGCGCATACCCGGCGATATTCGACAGCCCGACATACGGCACAGAAGCGCGGAAGTTGTTCGACGACGCCCAATCGCTGCTGCGCGAAATGATCGAACAGAATGCGTTGACCGCCCGCGCGGTGATAGGCTTCTTCCCGGCGAACTCCGTGGGTGACGATGTGGAAGTCTATACGAACGACAGCCGCAGCGAAATCTT harbors:
- a CDS encoding glucose-6-phosphate isomerase, with translation MSSLIDSVASAIADLDSRQVPQRIWQRDHTVWKSDPSEIVDRLGWLTVAGEMRGRVAELQAFTDEVKGDGYRLVVLLGMGGSSLGALALQRLFGSADGYPELLVLDTTIPDTIAEASQAIDCTKTLFIVASKSGTTIEPNMLYRYFRAEVERELGAADAGQHFAAICDSGTALERLAEEQGFRHVFTNPADIGGRYSAQSLFGLVPAALIGIDIAALLDRVVAMGAACAPGIPARDNPGAWLGAFIGTNAVAGRDKLTVVSTPSLDGFGLWVEQLLAESTGKDGSGIVPIAGEPSLDVDAIGDDRLFVYARLNGDDTADTDSYIDRVESAGIPAVRLTLEDRHDIGGEFFRWQFATAVAGSLIGIHPFDQPDVQSAKDNTERLLADYHTTGIAPSIDTVGSLVALINEVCDGDYLAITAFAKPTVELESAIDRLRGKISAACGIATTFAYGPRYLHSTGQLHKGGAGNGLFLQLTQLDGADVTIPDAAFTFRTLAAAQAQGDLNALAALGRPVARINLPRDAAQTIFDLANCLD
- a CDS encoding MFS transporter, yielding MPWSALAYGDYRMLWLSGVAQMLTMQMRTLVSAVWLYEATGSGLQLGLLGGVQLLVQLPAILYGGALADQIDRKKLMAYTQLVSVVLIGVMTVLAATDSLRPWHIYAVTAILSVSSTLGNPSRSALTANVVPRSHLMHAVALNTATFQIGAVAAPLAFSAAVYLLNNNYAYIFGITTLIALPSVVMPLLIRTSGIPQNRQQEGSVIKRIIDGFRYVKGHPILPGLYAMDIGVTIVSHYRQILPLFADRLFKGGAVTVGYMNAANSAGGILGTFSVLFLTNFRRKGMMVVIATLIYASLLIALGFTTALWLGLIILAGLGASDAVGMATRQTTVQLTTSDNMRGRAVSFSSVSAMTANNLGTLEVGVMSDLIGADNTLILGGGIGIAVVLIVWLTVRGIREYRYPDD
- a CDS encoding sulfurtransferase gives rise to the protein MTTQGYANPDILVDGDWLEARLDNSDIRIVDCDPYDAYGRAHIKGAVGIPVHHYIKEPGYDGDPRGNPLVAPPDTMKELMERMGIGDDTLVVSYDSNGGLWSTRFWWVLNYYGHTNVKVLNGGWKKWYDEGRPTSISAAADAGVTFTPRANDSLVCTLDYGVANVGNDDVVFLDVRSDGEWDGSNSRGNARAGRIPGAVHLEWLNFITDDSHQTIKPADELRAMLAEVGATPEKEIITY
- the metH gene encoding methionine synthase gives rise to the protein MHDCTDELERILQERIMVMDGSWGVMLQDLGLTEAEYRGERFADHTHELRGCIDVLCLTQPEIIRDAQRQYLEAGADILTTNSFTATTYGLVEFGIEDYAYEINRTAAQISRETADEFTQRNPDKPRFVVGSIGPTNKTLSISPDVNDPAYRDVTFNEMVAAYSEAVRGLLDGGAHILMVETVFDSLNSKAALCAIESVCDEIGTRVPIMVSFTAVDLSGRNLSGQTAEAFCASVSHMPLLSLGINCSLGSDQIRPFLSAVSAVSPNFVSCHPNAGLPNEFGEYDESASHFAANMADFTASGLTNIVGSCCGSTPEHTRAIANAVDGAAPRRRPDATGNTILSGLEALEVRPDSNFVNIGERANVTGSARFRRLIRNGKYEEAIAIARQQVEDGAQILDINMDEGMLDSEAAMERYLKLLAAEPDISRVPVMIDSSRFSVIEAGLKCIQGKGVVNSISLKEGESEFLRQARTIRRYGAAVVVMAFDEDGQADTVERKVAICARSFDILTTQAGFAPQDIIFDPNIFAVGTGIEEHNDYAVAFIEAIRELKRRYPHSHVSGGVSNVSFAFRGNDPVREALHTVFLYHAIKAGMDFGIVNAGQLQVYEAIDPALRDAAEDLILNRRDDATERLLAIAESGTLQQRDDGESGKQSTDSWRELPVEERIQHALVNGIDAYIEGDVEEARLASERALHVIEGPLMAGMDVVGDLFGSGRMFLPQVVKSARVMKKAVAVLVPHIDAENDGEDALRSNGKIVIATVKGDVHDIGKNIVGVVLGCNNYEVIDLGVMAPFQHILDAAREFDADVVGLSGLITPSLDEMMTVASEMNRQGFDIPLLIGGAATSPAHTAVRIAPEYPNGVIHVRDASRSVTTMNALVSDDTRQRTLEETAERYAAIRADRESRRAQSQLLSLEEARSRRWQIDASIVAPRPKLKGTKVFDNYPLDELVDYISWTPFFGAWELRGAYPAIFDSPTYGTEARKLFDDAQSLLREMIEQNALTARAVIGFFPANSVGDDVEVYTNDSRSEILATFHFLRQQWDKSRQRANLPQQDFCLADFVLPKHAGTVDYIGAFAVTAGVGGDEYAASREAANDDYNAILSRALADRLAEAFSERLHERVRREFWGYAPAERLDYERLLKEEYQGIRPAFGYPACPDHTENATLWSILDAEQRIGTQLTENYAILPTASTAGLYFAHPAARYFGVGRIGTDQVQDYARRKGMSAREVERWLSAHLA